The Gemmatimonadota bacterium DH-78 region CCGGACGAGGCCGAAGAGCCCTCGGTGATGGAGTTCGACTTCACCGAGGTGCCGATCATGCAGGTCAACCTGTCGGGTGAGTACGGGCTGGTGCGCCTCAAGGACATCGCCGACGACCTGCAGGACCGGCTCGAGCAGATTCCGGAGATCCTGCGGGTGGACGTTCGCGGCGGACTCGAGCGCGAGGTGCAGGTCGACGTCGATCTGCCCAAGCTCCAGTTCTACGGTCTCGCGATCAACGACGTGATCGACGCGATCGCCATGGAGAACGTGACGGTTCCCGGCGGATCCATCGACGTGGGTCGCTCGAGCTATCTGGTGCGGGTCGACGGGGAGTTCGACGACCCCGCGCTGATCGAAGACCTCGTCGTGACGGCGACCGAGGGCCGTCCCGTGTACGTGCGCGACGTGGCCTCGGTGGACTTCGGGTTCGCCGAGCGCGACAGCTATGCGCGGCTCGACGGCGCGCCGGTGATCACCCTCGACATCATCAAGCGGTCGGGCGAGAACATCATCGCCACCGCGGAGTCGGTGAAGAGCGTGATCGAGGAGTTCGATCCACTGTTTCCGCCTTCGACGGTGGTGAAGATCACCGGAGACCAGTCGGTCGACATCGAGGTGATGGTGTCGTCGCTCGAGAACAACATCATCTCGGGACTGCTGCTGATCGTGGCGGTGCTGCTCTTCTTCCTGGGGCTCGCCAACTCGGGCTTCGTGGCGGTCTCGATCCCGTCGTCGATGCTGCTCAGCTTCATCGTGCTCAAGCTGATGGGCGTGAGCATGAACATGGTCGTGCTGTTCAGCCTCATCCTCGCGCTGGGGATGCTGGTCGACAACGCGATCGTGGTGGTGGAGAATATCTACCGCTACATGGAAGAGGGGTGGGACTCCAAGTGGGCGGCCAAGAAGGCCACGGGGGAGGTGGCCATTCCCGTGATCGCCTCCACGGCGACCACGCTGGGTGCCTTCACGCCGCTGCTCTTCTGGCCGGGCATCACCGGTGAGTTCATGGGCTACCTGCCCAAGACGCTCATCGTCACCCTCACCAGCTCGCTCTTCGTGGCGCTGGTGATCGTGCCCGTGCTCTGCTCGCTCTTCATGAAGCTCGAGGGTGAGCCCCGTCGGCCGATGACCCGGGCTACCCGCCTGGTGTTCGGCGGGGGCTCTGCGCTGCTCCTCCTGCTCGTGGCCGGGTCGAATCCGCTGACCGCCGGTCTGCTGGCGCTCACCGCCGTGGCGGTGTGGGCGCTGTATCGATTCGTGCTCATCGGAGCCTCCAAGGCCTTCCAGGAGCGGTGGGTACCGCGGATGCTCGACGCGTACGAGGAGCGACTGCGGTGGTCGCTCACGCACCGCGGGATCATCATCGGCGGCTCGGTGGGCGTGCTGGTCGTCACGATCATGCTCTTCGGCCAGTTCAATGCCGGGGTGGAGTACTTCCCGGAGGGAATTCCGCCGAAGCAGGTGTTCGTGGACGTCGAGACGCCCGTCGGGACGCGGGTGGAGGCCACCGACGAACTGGTGCAACGGCTCGAGCGCGAGCTCATGGCCGTGCCCGGTCGCTCCGACTGGAAGAGCACCGTGGCCGTGAGTGGCGGCGGCGGGGGTGGTGGGGCGGCGGCGATGACCGGTTCGGGCGGGCCTTCGGGTCCGAACGCCGGTCGGATCACGCTGAGCTACATCGACTTTCAGGACCGCGAGTACGACACCTTCGATATGCTCGCCCGGATGCAGGCCGAGATCGGGACGCAGATCGCCGGAGCCGAGGTCACGGTGGAGGCCCTCGTGGAGGGCCCCGCCTCGGGGGCCCCGGTGAACATCGAGATCGCGGGTGAGGATCCGGTACAGCTCAAGGTGCTGAGTGACCGGGCGCTGGAGATCCTGCGCAACGACCCGGTCATCGAGCAGCTCGTGGGGCTCGAGAGCGACCTCGATGCGGCGCGCCCCGAGGTGTCGGTGGTGGTCGACCGCGAGAAGGCGGCGCTGTACGACCTCAGCACCTCGGAGGTCGGCCGCGCGATCCGCGGGGCGATTCAAGGTGTGGAGGCCGCGAAGTACCGAACCGGATCCGACGAGTACGACATCATCGTCCGGCTGGCGCCGCAGTACCGTCAGGAGCTCGATCAGCTGCGCGAGCTCACCGTCATGGCCGACGGGGGGCGCCAGGTGCCGCTGCTTTCGGTGGCCGAGTGGCGGGTGAGCGACGGGTACGGCACGATCCGCCGCAAGGATCAGGAGCGGATGGCCACCATCTCTTCGGACGTGGCCGCCGGACTGAACCAGAACGCCGTCCTGCAGCAGGTGCAGGCCGTGCTCGCGTCGTTCGCGGCCGACGAGCTGCCGCCCGGCTACACGGTGGAGTACACCGGTCAGCAGGAGGAGCAGGGAGAGGCGCAGGAGTTTCTCGGTGCCGCGTTCCTCACCGCGTTGATGTTGATCGCCTTCATCCTGATCAGTCAGTTCAACTCGGTGGTGAAGCCGGTGATCATCATGACGTCGGTGATGATGTCGACGGTGGGCGTGTTCATCGGCCTGATGGTCTTCCGGATGCCCTTCGGCGTGGTGATGACCGGAGTGGGCATCATCTCGCTGGCCGGAATCGTGGTGAACAACGCGATCGTGCTGATCGACTACATCGACATCCTGCGTGAGCGGGATTCGATGGACCGACGCGAGGCGCTGATTCAGGGTGGGAAGACGCGCTTCCGCCCGGTGGTGCTGACGGCCACGACGACCGCGCTCGGACTGGTCCCGCTGGCCGTCGGGCTGAACTTCGACTTCTTCGGGCTGTACGGCTCGCTCAGCCCCGAGTTGTTCTGGGGCGGTGAGCAGGCGGCCTGGTGGGGACCGATGGCGGTGGCGGTGATCGTCGGAATCATTTTCGCCACCTTCCTCACCCTCGTGATGGTGCCGGTGATGTACTCGCTCGTGGACGACTTCGCCAAGTTCTTCGCACGGCACTTCGTGGCCGAAGACCCCGAGGCCTCCGAGGCCGAGGGCGAGACGCGGGTCGACGACCGGATCCCGCCGAAGGTGATCGAGCCCCGACCGGCCGAGGTGTTCTGACGACCGAGCCGGACATCACGCGAACGGCCGAAGACGCCGGACCGGACCCTCACGGTCCCGGTCCGGCGTCTTGCGGTTCGGGTGGCTACCGCATGCGCGGGATCCCGTCGACATCGTCGGGGAAGGGCAGCCCGAGAAGTGCAGCGAGGGTCGGGGCGATATCGACGGTCGACGCGCGCTCCGGATACACCCCTGCGGCGGCGCCGGGACCGTAGACGATGAAGGGCACCCACCGGTCGTAGTGATACGGACTGCCGTGAGTGCTGCCGAACTCCTCGTCCATCCATCCCTCGGGCATTCGCGCGGCCACCTCGAAGCCCGGGAAGGCCGGTACGCGGTCCTCCACGAAGCCGTTCATGAACAACTGTTCGAGGGTGTCGGTGGAGGTGCCCGCCCGGAGGCGTTCGAACGGGTAGGCGTCGGCTGCGAGGCCGGCGGCGACGAGGGCCTCGGCGGCCGCCACACCGCCGTCGCCCCGGGTCACGCCGGCGAGGGCGCCGTCGGCGGCCTGGCGCTCCTCCCGGGTCACGCGGTGTCCCGGCCGCCCCTGCTCGACCCGCCACTCGGGGGCGTCGGCCGCCCCGTGGTCGGCGGTGAGCACGAGAGTCCACGCATTCTCGCCGACGGCTCGGTCGAGCGCGTCCATGAGCATGTCGAGTTCGCGA contains the following coding sequences:
- a CDS encoding efflux RND transporter permease subunit, with product MSEQTERGSSRPEELPLDDPGFLMRFKEFGPTSFAVDHSTSMVVLLVIIAILGLLSYQTTPKESFPEIEVPMIAVNTMYPGVSPADMESLITRPLEDELSTISEIKELTSSSVEGYSSVVAEFETTVDMDEALQKVREKVDLARPELPDEAEEPSVMEFDFTEVPIMQVNLSGEYGLVRLKDIADDLQDRLEQIPEILRVDVRGGLEREVQVDVDLPKLQFYGLAINDVIDAIAMENVTVPGGSIDVGRSSYLVRVDGEFDDPALIEDLVVTATEGRPVYVRDVASVDFGFAERDSYARLDGAPVITLDIIKRSGENIIATAESVKSVIEEFDPLFPPSTVVKITGDQSVDIEVMVSSLENNIISGLLLIVAVLLFFLGLANSGFVAVSIPSSMLLSFIVLKLMGVSMNMVVLFSLILALGMLVDNAIVVVENIYRYMEEGWDSKWAAKKATGEVAIPVIASTATTLGAFTPLLFWPGITGEFMGYLPKTLIVTLTSSLFVALVIVPVLCSLFMKLEGEPRRPMTRATRLVFGGGSALLLLLVAGSNPLTAGLLALTAVAVWALYRFVLIGASKAFQERWVPRMLDAYEERLRWSLTHRGIIIGGSVGVLVVTIMLFGQFNAGVEYFPEGIPPKQVFVDVETPVGTRVEATDELVQRLERELMAVPGRSDWKSTVAVSGGGGGGGAAAMTGSGGPSGPNAGRITLSYIDFQDREYDTFDMLARMQAEIGTQIAGAEVTVEALVEGPASGAPVNIEIAGEDPVQLKVLSDRALEILRNDPVIEQLVGLESDLDAARPEVSVVVDREKAALYDLSTSEVGRAIRGAIQGVEAAKYRTGSDEYDIIVRLAPQYRQELDQLRELTVMADGGRQVPLLSVAEWRVSDGYGTIRRKDQERMATISSDVAAGLNQNAVLQQVQAVLASFAADELPPGYTVEYTGQQEEQGEAQEFLGAAFLTALMLIAFILISQFNSVVKPVIIMTSVMMSTVGVFIGLMVFRMPFGVVMTGVGIISLAGIVVNNAIVLIDYIDILRERDSMDRREALIQGGKTRFRPVVLTATTTALGLVPLAVGLNFDFFGLYGSLSPELFWGGEQAAWWGPMAVAVIVGIIFATFLTLVMVPVMYSLVDDFAKFFARHFVAEDPEASEAEGETRVDDRIPPKVIEPRPAEVF